AAAACTACAATACAAATAGTCCTGCATAGGAGGAAGGGATGGTTCCAAAACAAATAGTAAAAGGCTTGTTAGGTTTATGCAGTAGTCATTTGAGTAATCTGATTGATAAAGATAAATAGCTGTGATGAATACAGGTAGTCCTCTGTCCTTGGGGATGCCTTACACCCCCTCAGCCACACTGGAAAGGAATCTTCAGCAGCATTTGTTGCATTTAAAGGTTGGTCTCTTACTCAAGTTTCTCATCTCCTTCTTCCACATCTTTGAGGCTCAGCACCTCCAATGTTCCTTTCCCTTTTGTCTCGCAGCGAACAAGCTCATCCATCTCTCTGAAGCACCCAGGGTCAATCAGGCATACCTGCGAAGAGATGGCCAAGGGGAAAAATAAAAGGTGCAATAAACTTTTGTCAGACAGCCAGGCTGCTTGGGAAAAGTCAGTTTATTAtacagaaatgttttaatttgtgctATGTTTGACATTGCAGTAAGACTCACTGGTTACCCAGGGTTAGGCTTAGAACACAACATGGAAGGTATAGCATGTTACCTacagttcttttaaaataaactagctgtgttacccatctaagacgtgttgaaatccaagtaatcaacATCGACCTCGGCGTCAATGTTTGCAGTGCCATGTGTCCATCTGTTGCTGTGTCTCTTACATAACATTTGttacaggatttgtaaaagcagtgctgatGCTTATGATGGAACATCTGTTGGACAGCAGAGACGTTGCAACCAGAAAGTCACTTGCCTTATTAAAAAGAATGAAGTCCAGTTGATTTGCCTTAATTGGCTAAAGGTTTTTAGAAAAAATTAATCCATATATTGTCATGGTGTATCGAAAGTTGATATTATAGTTTAAGAGTATGTAGCTGTCCACTGTAGATGCTGATAAAATTACAAGCAGTCATGCATCAATGGAAGATGTTAAACATTTACAGCAATTCAGTGAAGTtgatcatctatactaataaaaatgtcactgactaactgactcatcactaattctccaacttcccgtgtaggtagaaggctgaaattcggcaggctcattccttgcagcttacttacaaaagttaagcaggtttaatttcaaaattctatgcctaacggtcataactgaatcctacttacgtacatatatacggccatagcctgcagctcggttgccgtgtgaggcggagctgcgtcccccatcaccacacctcccacgtagttggctgcctgcttatattgtgtcccccataatcacgcctcccacgtaattgagtgcctgcccatataaggccgtctgtcagcaacaatccaatagacatgctgccgctacgaggcgtttgtcatgcctaagacgaatatgatattcgcaagatacaagtttagtgagaagatgcaaggtataaatgagacttttgatcactttgtaacggagttaaaattgctggtgaaggactgtgcttatgcaaacgaagatgagatggtcagggatagaacagtgtttggcacaaactcagcgaaagtgcgagagaaacttttaagtgccgggtctgagctaacattaaataaagctgttgaCATctcaagatagcacaagcacagctgagaacctttgatacatgtactccgagcggctcacttgaagtgactgaacgcagtatgctgacaaaaagcaagagctccaaagagcgctgaacaaaaaacgcattacacaattgagaaggcagcaaaagaatatgaagcgtgtcgatacaagcatattcataagtgcagctactgcggaaacaaagcacacggtggaaaaagtcaatgtccagctaaaggaagacagtgtaaaaaaatgtggtaaattaaaccacttcgctaaagtttgctggactgggaaaggtaaacccgtgcatgcagtgtatgatgtctcacataaagaggaagacgagctgtttattgatgcagtaagaaaggaacaaccctctgaatctgaacaagcctttgtagacatatcaatagtaaagcaaggtgtaaagcttaaggttaaattaagttcatagacacgctgctgctaaatattcgcagacaaatccacaacttaatactgggaaggcctgttaaacatcttagattcacgagtaccaatttgggtagtgaacacttcgatgaatgaaacctgttatctttacaacggttgacaaacacggaatgtaacttgaacacaacacatcctccaaatacgaacctgattgaaagaaataatgataatcaaatccttgatgacagcaacactcataacggtcacaaaacaatatttccccttgggattaataaagtatctatctatctatctattacattgacaatcatgttacattatttttaaaatgtttccttttctttttcataacttctttaacacactatttctccgctgcaaagcgtgggtattttgctagttaacaatAAGAGGATATTAAACCACTAAAAAGGGTCTGCTTAAAGCAGGCCAGCCTCCTAACCTAAATAAGCTAAAGAAGGGATTATGAACCTGAGTAACCATAGGGCAGTTTTCATAGATATGAGAGAAAACACCTAAAGGACATCAGTGTTTGTGAGTGTAGCCATAAAGAGAAGTTCCTAAATGTAAGGCGTTTCTCCTGCCTGTAATTTGCCATACTAAGACTGTGAGTGTGTAGCAGACTTTTGTCTGATGCTAATCAGACTGATGAAGCAAATAAAGCATTGAGTCTGTCTTCAACATTATCATCATGttatacattcattcattcattcattgtccaacccactatatccaaacacagggtcacaggggtctgctggagccaaacccagccagcatagggcataaggcaggagcaaatccccgggaagggcgccagcccactacaggatCATGTTATACAGATATATTATTTTAGTTTAACTGCAGGGACTCATCCCTTTATGTTACAGGGAACAACAAATGGAATCTTTTCTTTAAGAACAGCTTCAGTGGGCAAAGCAATTTTAGTGAGGAGGAATCCATAAATATACCTGAATTTTTGAACCAAAATATCTGCTGCCACTAAAGTATGGGCTTTggggcaaacattttaaaaaagatttgtttttaatttgttttgcaatttttgtCGAACACAAAATATGCTGTGTAAATTGagaaaaaatgtacttctaaTTCAGAGAGTAAAaggaacaattttataattttcaacCGTACAATGTTTTAGAAGGAAAGTACAGAATGTTAATAGTTGGATTTGTAAGGCTTACTTACCATCTCCAGCTGTTCATCAAAGTCTTCACTTTCTACCACCTGGATCAAGGACTTAAGTTTTTCTTTCAGCTTCTTTCCATCCTTTGCGGGTAGAATAAGACGTAGCCTCATGTGTGCTCGCTGAATCTGCATGGATTCCTTAAGCTGGCGGATCACTTCCAGGGCCTAAAATGATAGTCTGTAAGTGGATGATCCGACTTGGAGCACAAAGCTACTGCATCAGGTAAAGATTTATATAGCTGTGGAAAACCTCAGTCTGCACTACATGCTTGCATCATTTGGACTGACTTCacattttacaagtagcaaaataCTAAGCAACAAATAGATGGAccattattgtttttataatttatttgctTTTCACTACCCAGGTGAAGTTATATGAACATTAACATTCATACTTCCTTAAAATCTAAAAACCTTCTTTAAACCCAAAAATCTgaatggaaaaaaagcaaaaactgttTAAATTGATGGTTTTTGTAGTGAACAGGAATATAGTCCCTCATTATCATTTCATGAGTTATATGATTCCATGCCCTATGTTAGATCACTGTGAATTCCATTCCATCCCAAATAATTTGGAATAGCGGCAAGCTATTTGTACATATTTCATCCTCATTCTTCCCTGACATGCAATCGTGCCAACTATTTATATACAATACAGTTCTATTGTGCATGGTAGGAAATTATTACTTATTAATAactaaaatgttttcataaattTCTCTATAAAATTGGTGGGTATCCCTAATTCTAACCACAGTAATCTCAGAGagtcaacatacagtacattagggAATCAGAACTGTGCACTTCCATGAATTTTGTAAATCCCCCTCACTTTAACCCTAACATTCTGCtctgctgtaataataataataataatatagtattaCCTCACTCTGAACAGACCATGAAGGGCAGTTTAGATAGGACACTGGggaacaccctactctttttaaAAGGTGCTCGGGGATCTTTTATGTCCACAGAGATTTAGAACCTTGGTTTtatatctcatctgaaggatggtacCAATTTTTCAGCACTGCACTGGAACATTGGgattcacacacagaccacaaggtaagcacTCCCTGCTGGCCTCAACACCACCTCCTACAGCAGGAACCCAAACTCCCACCCAAGCCTGCACCATGCAATTTCCATACACTAAGTCTTTCTTTGGATACGCAGTATCACCTGTACCACTGCTTTTTAGTAAAAGAAGGCAAAGCTCCTAGTTAAACACTAATTAGGTTTACCAAAACAATATTATGTTAAAGTCCTAAAAAGCATTACCAACAAACTAAATACACTGTatagacaaaagtattgggatgtCTGACCACTACACCAATAGGGACTTTTAATAGCATTGcattcaaatacagtacatagaCTTCAATATGGAGTTGGTCCCCTTTTGGGGCTATTGCAGCTTCCACTCTTCCCAATGAATGTGCCCATTCtttctgtagagcatttatgaggtcaggcactgattttggatgagaaggcctggctcacaaTTTCtcttccagttcatcccaaaggtgtttgatgaggttgaggtctgggctctgtgagggccagtcaagttcttccacataGAACTCATCCTACCATTGTCTTTATgcaccttgctttgtgcactggggcacagtcatgctggattAGAAAAGGGCTTTTCCCAAAGTTGGAAGCATAgcgttgtctaaaatgtcttggtttactgaagcattaagattgcccttcactggaagtaaggggcccaccccattatccctcctccaccaaacttcacagttggcagAATGCAGTCAGGCACATAATATTCTCCCGGCAACCTCCCATTTAACTGCCAAACCGAGAGGTGCGATTTGTCACTCTTTTCAGTAGTGGTATGCTTTACACTACATCCGACACTTTgcattggacttggtgatgtgaaGCATATGTGCAGCTGCTCGACCACGGACACCCATTCCAAGAAGTTTTTATGCTTACATTAATGCCAATGGAAGTTTGGAACTTATCAGCTATGAAATCAGCACAGCCTTGGCGACTTTTACACACCATACACCCTTAGCAGTTGTTGACCCTGCTCTGTGACATACGCGGTTTTCTGCtgtgtggctgagttgctgttgttcctaaaagtttccactttccaataataccacttacagttgactgtggaatatCCAGCACGGATGAAATTTCACCAACCATCTatttgcaaaggtggcatcctatcacagtaccacgcttgaagtcactgagcataaatgtttgtaaatggagactgcatgaCAAGGTGGTTGATTTTATACACGTGGCAATGGGTCTGACTGaaacaaatgaattaaataattaagaggtgtgtcccaaaatttttttgttcattgaGTGTTCAGTTTTCACCAAAAACAGCACACTTAATGAGTCTGTAAGCTAAATCAGTTACGTTGCCCCACTCACCTGTTGTTTTGTGCTCTTGTTGGCCTTGACAGAATAGTGGATATCCTTCATGGCACGTTCAATCAGACTCACAGGGTAGGGTCTTTTGGTTTCTGGGTTGACACACTTTTCTGCTACAATGGTTGCAATATCACGGAACATTTGCTCTAGCTGGGTGTGCCGCTCTTTGTCAGAAACTTGTAGTTCACCTTTGGCTAGAAtcttaaaatattattgaaacaTGAAAAATTGATAAACTTCGAAATTCATCTCTATAACAGTATGGCTAATAAAAGCTAGGGAATAAAACAGTTCATATTTGTCTCATATTTGTATGCTCATGTCAAGAGCATACAAACTTGTGATGATTTTCTGACATTGACTGGTTTCAATATTATAATTCTTCAGGAATTATTAAATGTCTCACATAAGACAGCAGTATAGTAACTGTTAAAAGCCACCTACCACAGGCCAAAGGTAGAGAGTCACATAATCAAATTATAAAACC
This portion of the Polypterus senegalus isolate Bchr_013 chromosome 6, ASM1683550v1, whole genome shotgun sequence genome encodes:
- the sbds gene encoding ribosome maturation protein SBDS encodes the protein MSIFTPTNQIRLTNVAVVRMKKGGKRFEIACYKNKVMSWRSGAEKDLDEVLQTHTVFINVSKGQVAKKEDLSKAFGTEDMTEICKQILAKGELQVSDKERHTQLEQMFRDIATIVAEKCVNPETKRPYPVSLIERAMKDIHYSVKANKSTKQQALEVIRQLKESMQIQRAHMRLRLILPAKDGKKLKEKLKSLIQVVESEDFDEQLEMVCLIDPGCFREMDELVRCETKGKGTLEVLSLKDVEEGDEKLE